A region of Mycteria americana isolate JAX WOST 10 ecotype Jacksonville Zoo and Gardens chromosome 11, USCA_MyAme_1.0, whole genome shotgun sequence DNA encodes the following proteins:
- the RBM5 gene encoding RNA-binding protein 5: protein MGSDKRVSRTERSGRYGSIVEREDRDERESRSRRRDSDYKRSSEERRGDRYDDYRDYDSRDYDSRDYDSRDSRDCRDYDSRDYDSRDSRDCRDYDSRDSRDCRDYDSRDCRDYDSRDSRDYDCRDYDSRDCRDYDSRDSRDYDSRDYDRDYDSRDYDSPERERERRNSDKSEDGYHSDGDYGEHDYRNDINDEKESKTIMLRGLPITVTENDIRELIESFEGPQPADVRLMKRKTGVSRGFAFVEFYHFQDATSWMEANQKKLVIQGKQIAMHYSNPRPKFEDWLCNKCCLYNFRRRLKCFRCGADKFDSEQEVPPGAAEAVQSVDYYCDTIILRNIAPHTVVESIMTALSPYASLAVNNIRLIKDKQTQQNRGFAFVQLSSAMDASQLLQILQSLQPPLKIDGKTIGVDFAKSARKDLLLPDGNRVSAFSVASTAIAAAQWSSTQPQTGEGSTLDYSYLQSGQDGYTQYAQYSQDYQQYYQNQGGVLDTDTATISGAPVTTTTAAVVSQSPQLYNQQTNSPDSPTQSAPSTTSTQAQTAPPTGVVPGTKYAVPDTSTYQYDESSGYYYDPITGLYYDPNSQYYYNALTQQYLYWDGEKETYMPAAEGITYQQTATTTTTKEVKEKKEKPKSKTAQQIAKDMERWAKSLNKQKENFKNSFQPLSTREEERKESAAADAGFALFEKKGALSERQQILPEVMKNGDDENPLKRGLVAAYSGDSDNDEDLLERMENEEEKLTDWKKMACLLCRRQFPNKDALIRHQQLSDLHKQNMDIYRRSKLSEQELEALELREREMKYRDRAAERREKYGIPEPPEPKRKKVYDAGTVNYEQPTKDGLDNSNIGNKMLQAMGWREGSGLGRKCQGITAPIEAQVRMRGAGLGAKGSSYGVSTADSYKDAVRKAMFARFTEME from the exons ATGGGTTCGGACAAGCG CGTGAGCAGGACGGAGCGGAGCGGCCGCTACGGCTCCATCGTGGAGAGGGAGGACCGTGATGAGCGGGAGTCCCGGAGCCGGCGCAGGGACTCTGACTATAAGAGGTCCAGTGAGGAGCGCCGCGGTGACCGCTACGATGACTACCGCGACTACGATAGCCGGGACTACGACAGCCGAGACTATGATAGTCGCGATAGCCGAGACTGCCGGGACTACGACAGCCGGGACTACGACAGTCGCGACAGCCGGGACTGCCGGGACTACGACAGTCGCGACAGCCGGGACTGCCGGGACTACGACAGCCGTGATTGCCGTGACTACGACAGCCGAGACAGCCGGGACTACGATTGCCGGGACTACGACAGCCGGGATTGCCGAGACTACGACAGTCGCGACAGCCGAGACTACGACAGCCGAGACTATGACAGAGACTACGACAGTCGCGACTATGATAGCCCTGAG AGGGAGCGGGAGCGCAGGAACAGTGACAAATCAGAAGATGGATACCATTCCGATGGCGACTATGGAGAGCACGACTACAGGAACGACATTAACgatgagaaagaaagcaaaaccatcaTGTTACGTGGCCTTCCCATCACGGTTACAGAGAACGAT ATTCGGGAGCTTATTGAGTCCTTTGAAGGTCCTCAGCCTGCAGACGTGAGGCTGATGAAAAGAAAGACAG GTGTAAGCCGTGGTTTCGCCTTCGTGGAGTTTTATCACTTTCAAGATGCTACCAGCTGGATGGAAGCCAATCAG aaaaagctgGTGATTCAGGGGAAGCAGATTGCGATGCACTACAGCAACCCCAGACCTAAATTCGAGGACTGGCTTTGCAACAAG TGCTGCCTTTACAACTTCAGAAGGAGGCTAAAATGCTTCCGCTGTGGAGCAGACAAATTTG ATTCAGAACAGGAGGTGCCACCTGGAGCAGCGGAAGCCGTTCAGTCTGTGGATTATTACTGTGATA ccaTCATTCTCCGAAACATTGCTCCTCACACAGTAGTGGAATCCATCATGACTGCCTTGTCTCCGTATGCATCTCTGGCTGTCAATAATATTCGTCTTATCAAAGACAAGCAGACTCAGCAAAATAGAGGCTTTGCGTTTGTGCAGCTGTCTTCTGCCATG GATGCTTCTCAACTGCTGCAGATTTTACAAAGTCTTCAGCCACCATTAAAAATTGATGGCAAAACAATTGGTGTTGACTTTGCAAAGAGTGCCAGAAA AGACCTGCTTCTCCCAGATGGTAACAGAGTCAGCGCCTTCTCTGTGGCAAGCACAGCCATTGCTGCAGCTCAGTGGTCGTCCACTCAG CCACAGACTGGAGAAGGCAGCACCCTTGACTACAGCTACCTCCAGTCAGGACAGGATGGCTACACACAGTACGCTCAG TACTCCCAGGATTATCAGCAGTACTACCAAAATCAAGGAGGAGTGTTGGACACAGACACAGCTACCATATCAG GAGCTCCGGTCACTACCACCACAGCTGCAGTTGTGTCCCAGAGTCCTCAGTTATATAATCAGCAGACAAACTCACCTGACTCTCCG acacaATCAGCACCGTCTACCACTAGCACTCAGGCGCAAACGGCTCCCCCGACTGGCGTAGTCCCTGGAACCAAGTACG cTGTCCCTGACACTTCCACCTACCAATATGATGAATCTTCAGGATATTATTATGATCCTATAACAGGGCTCTACTATGATCCTAATTCCCAG TATTACTACAATGCCTTAACCCAGCAGTATCTTTACTGGGATGGCGAAAAGGAGACCTACATGCCTGCTGCGGAAGGTATCACATACCAACAAACAGCTACCACAACCACCACCAAAGaagtgaaggagaagaaagagaagcctAAGAGTAAAACAGCTCAACAG ATTGCTAAAGACATGGAGCGCTGGGCAAAGAGTTTGAACAAGCAGAAAGAGAACTTCAAGAACAGCTTCCAGCCACTGAGCACCAGGGAGGAGGAGCGGAAAGAGTCAGCGGCTGCAGATGCAGGCTTTGCCCTCTTTGAGAAAAAG GGAGCTCTGTCTGAGAGACAGCAGATCTTGCCAGAGGTGATGAAAAATGGGGACGACGAAAATCCACTGAAG CGTGGCCTCGTGGCTGCCTACAGTGGTGATAGCGATAATGATGAGGACTTACTGGAAAGAATGGAGAATGAGGAAGAGAAGCTGACTGACTGGAAGAAGATGGCTTGTCTGCTGTGTAGAAGGCAGTTCCCAAACAAAGATGCTCTGATTCGGCACCAGCAGCTGTCCGACTTGCACAAG CAAAACATGGATATCTATAGGAGATCAAAGCTTTCAGAGCAGGAACTTGAAGCCTTGGAGCTGCGTGAGAGAGAG ATGAAGTACAGAGACAGAGCAGCTGAGAGGCGGGAGAAGTACGGCATTCCAGAGCCCCCTGAGCCGAAGCGCAAGAAGGTCTATGACGCCGGCACAGT TAATTACGAGCAGCCCACCAAAGATGGCCTTGACAACAGTAATATAGGCAACAAGATGCTGCAGGCCATGGGCTGGAGGGAAGGCTCGGGCTTGGGAAGAAAATGTCAGGGCATCACAGCACCCATTGAG GCTCAAGTACGAATGAGAGGAGCTGGCTTGGGAGCCAAGGGCAGCTCCTACGGCGTCTCCACTGCAGATTCGTACAAAGACGCGGTGCGGAAAGCCATGTTCGCTCGCTTCACGGAGATGGAGTAA